In Magnetovibrio sp. PR-2, the following are encoded in one genomic region:
- a CDS encoding tetratricopeptide repeat protein, which translates to MTYLLRLSIFVTMCVWMFQSDDVRAEGAEPSQDGVWEAVRENVDKSDECAAVFKELEKAHAIEMTRLAVLADFTLGSHLLEGYCMDRDVDLAKRAFQYAAERGNVHAALFLGQVYFMEEGAGSSKAREWAERARNALITVAGDSELKQIMIKRFESSGLSPHVEQAFVWYEDISSRTPNSLYEVGLSLLDQNAYPESKVLACRWFYEAEKKNHVGARFQLGRQLALGDGVKISKRQAYWALETSANKDRNVDAFLLVAELLQKGDVFEKHLPNAYYALLMAQKLGAGVSEQLKVLAPQVLLEDRESKKWWADQKVAALRLSRELPQFSQPPCSYSSR; encoded by the coding sequence ATGACCTATCTTCTCAGGCTTTCCATTTTTGTCACCATGTGCGTTTGGATGTTCCAAAGCGATGACGTGCGCGCGGAAGGTGCAGAGCCTTCCCAGGATGGCGTATGGGAAGCGGTGCGGGAGAATGTTGACAAGTCAGATGAATGTGCAGCCGTATTCAAAGAGCTGGAAAAGGCCCACGCCATTGAAATGACGCGCTTAGCCGTCTTGGCTGATTTTACTTTGGGGTCTCATCTTCTGGAAGGGTATTGCATGGATCGTGATGTCGATCTGGCAAAACGCGCGTTTCAGTATGCGGCTGAAAGGGGAAATGTTCACGCCGCGCTCTTTCTTGGACAGGTCTACTTCATGGAAGAGGGAGCCGGAAGTTCGAAGGCTCGGGAATGGGCCGAGAGGGCCCGCAATGCTTTAATCACTGTCGCGGGGGATAGTGAACTTAAACAGATCATGATAAAGCGGTTTGAAAGCTCAGGACTTTCGCCGCATGTGGAACAAGCATTTGTCTGGTATGAAGACATAAGCTCTCGCACTCCGAATTCATTGTATGAAGTTGGGCTGAGTTTGCTGGACCAGAACGCTTACCCTGAGTCAAAGGTATTGGCGTGTAGGTGGTTTTATGAGGCGGAAAAGAAGAACCATGTAGGAGCGCGCTTCCAACTCGGTCGGCAACTGGCTTTGGGAGATGGGGTGAAAATTTCAAAACGCCAAGCGTATTGGGCACTGGAAACCTCAGCGAACAAGGATAGAAATGTTGATGCCTTTTTGCTAGTAGCAGAGCTATTGCAAAAAGGAGATGTTTTTGAAAAACACCTCCCCAATGCATACTACGCCTTACTTATGGCACAAAAACTTGGTGCAGGCGTATCTGAGCAATTGAAGGTTTTGGCGCCTCAGGTCTTGCTTGAGGACAGGGAAAGCAAAAAGTGGTGGGCTGACCAAAAGGTAGCAGCGCTTCGCCTAAGTCGTGAGCTTCCTCAGTTTTCACAGCCCCCTTGCTCGTACTCTTCACGGTAG
- a CDS encoding ribonuclease E/G: protein MDSLVVRVRPGETRIARVDGDGRLKDFAVYREHIPGEVGDVFWARVKKVVPNLEAAFVDIGAERDGFLGLAEARPQPFMGGEAPRDRISDYVREGEAVMVQVVAAARDDKGAKLTRRVSVSGAYVVLTPNDPGIRVSKRIAGDTERSRLRTMLSSVLAGNEGCVIRSSAMGVREKLVSEDLRLLRGRWAILCDHAKGVTPPALISADVPPALQFLNESGHGNYTKVLVDDGGTCEQIKSELTKLNVMPSGGVEHVTTHFDIFETAAIQDDVAGLLVPRVKLPGGGSLVIEQTAALTTIDVNAGAAKAKASGRGPQDLALATNVEAMREIARQIRLRNIAGLIVVDYIGMRAKDSLGRMVTALKDAMLPDPVGPQVLGTTKGGLLEITRPRRRPPLAQVLAVPCPSCQGSGAVEAPLSVAYRALDQVLADVWADPALIPVLNVPNCVFEVLKQDGQEALTRMEAKLGQPLDVRQDASLSPDAFRIDRD, encoded by the coding sequence GTGGATAGCCTCGTCGTCCGTGTCCGCCCCGGTGAAACGCGCATCGCACGCGTGGATGGCGATGGGCGCCTAAAAGACTTTGCGGTCTATCGCGAACACATCCCCGGCGAAGTGGGCGACGTGTTTTGGGCACGTGTGAAAAAGGTCGTGCCCAATTTAGAAGCCGCCTTCGTCGACATCGGTGCCGAGCGTGACGGGTTTTTAGGCCTAGCCGAAGCCCGCCCGCAGCCGTTCATGGGCGGCGAAGCCCCACGCGATCGCATTTCGGACTATGTGCGCGAAGGTGAGGCCGTCATGGTTCAAGTCGTTGCGGCTGCGCGCGATGACAAAGGTGCAAAACTGACCCGCCGGGTGAGTGTGTCGGGCGCGTATGTCGTGCTGACACCCAACGACCCCGGCATACGCGTGTCCAAACGCATCGCAGGCGACACGGAACGTTCGCGCCTGCGCACCATGCTCAGCAGTGTTCTGGCTGGGAACGAAGGCTGCGTCATTCGCTCCAGTGCCATGGGTGTACGCGAAAAGTTGGTGAGCGAAGACTTACGTTTGTTGCGCGGGCGTTGGGCGATCTTGTGCGATCACGCCAAGGGGGTAACGCCCCCGGCTTTGATCAGCGCGGATGTGCCGCCTGCGCTTCAGTTTTTGAACGAAAGCGGGCACGGCAACTACACCAAAGTCTTGGTGGACGATGGGGGGACTTGCGAACAGATCAAGTCCGAACTGACCAAACTGAACGTCATGCCGTCCGGCGGGGTGGAGCACGTCACCACACACTTCGACATTTTTGAAACCGCCGCCATCCAAGACGATGTGGCTGGGTTGTTGGTCCCCCGCGTTAAGTTGCCGGGCGGCGGGTCTTTGGTGATTGAACAGACTGCAGCACTGACCACCATTGATGTGAACGCCGGTGCGGCCAAGGCTAAGGCGTCCGGGCGCGGCCCCCAAGATCTGGCGCTCGCCACCAACGTCGAAGCCATGCGCGAAATCGCGCGCCAAATCCGGCTGCGCAATATCGCCGGCTTGATTGTGGTGGACTACATCGGCATGCGCGCCAAAGACAGCCTTGGGCGCATGGTCACGGCCTTAAAAGACGCCATGCTGCCTGACCCCGTGGGACCTCAAGTTTTGGGGACGACCAAGGGGGGCTTGTTAGAAATCACCCGTCCGCGCCGCCGCCCGCCCTTGGCCCAGGTGCTGGCTGTGCCGTGTCCGTCGTGCCAGGGCTCCGGCGCGGTCGAGGCACCGCTTTCGGTGGCCTATCGCGCCTTGGATCAGGTCTTGGCCGACGTCTGGGCCGACCCGGCCTTGATCCCGGTCTTGAACGTGCCGAATTGTGTGTTTGAGGTTCTCAAACAGGACGGACAAGAGGCGCTCACACGCATGGAAGCCAAATTGGGCCAACCCTTGGACGTGCGCCAAGACGCCAGCTTGTCACCCGACGCATTCCGCATAGACCGAGACTAA
- a CDS encoding Maf family protein: MNNDPRPVPLILASASPRRVELLAQIGITPDDIIPADIDETPLKNERPLDHARRLAADKARAIQSSHADACIVGADTIVCVGRRILGKPADEAQARRYLSLLSGRTHKVIGGLAVLAPGGETVKAITTKVTFKRLSAEEINGYMASGEWQGKAGAYAIQGLAGAFVTKISGSYSNVVGLSLPEVAGALKGLGACPAGLI, translated from the coding sequence ATGAACAACGACCCGCGCCCCGTTCCACTGATCCTGGCCTCCGCGTCGCCTCGGCGCGTCGAGCTGTTGGCGCAGATCGGCATCACACCTGACGACATCATCCCTGCAGACATCGACGAAACGCCGCTTAAAAACGAGCGTCCCCTGGACCACGCCCGGCGTTTGGCTGCGGATAAAGCGCGCGCCATCCAATCCAGCCATGCAGATGCTTGCATCGTCGGTGCGGACACCATTGTTTGTGTCGGGCGGCGCATTTTGGGCAAGCCAGCTGACGAGGCACAGGCGCGCAGGTATCTTTCCCTGCTTTCCGGGCGCACCCACAAAGTCATCGGCGGCTTGGCCGTTTTGGCTCCGGGTGGTGAGACGGTTAAAGCCATCACCACCAAAGTCACCTTCAAGCGTCTGAGCGCAGAAGAAATCAACGGCTACATGGCCTCCGGCGAGTGGCAGGGCAAAGCAGGGGCTTATGCCATCCAAGGTTTGGCAGGTGCGTTTGTGACCAAGATCAGTGGTTCCTATTCCAATGTGGTGGGGCTGTCGCTTCCAGAAGTCGCAGGCGCGCTTAAAGGCTTGGGCGCGTGCCCTGCTGGCTTGATTTAG
- a CDS encoding DNA gyrase inhibitor YacG: protein MSDENVVKLKISKPQKTGGKSCPVCQKPVQKAYQPFCSKRCADIDLGKWLGEGYRIPSDEPAGFDDGWGDED, encoded by the coding sequence ATGAGTGATGAAAACGTGGTGAAGCTGAAAATCTCTAAGCCCCAGAAAACAGGGGGGAAAAGCTGTCCGGTTTGCCAAAAGCCGGTGCAAAAGGCCTACCAGCCGTTTTGTTCCAAACGCTGCGCCGACATCGATTTGGGCAAGTGGTTGGGGGAGGGCTATCGCATTCCCTCAGACGAGCCTGCAGGCTTTGACGACGGCTGGGGAGATGAGGACTGA
- a CDS encoding phage minor head protein, translating into MSPFYQLQSTIGPTHNMNLTDVLEMKKVLHQLGLYEIPTHGLTQYPDEAFIKAIREFQSGNDLQPDGVMKPDGPTVRTMEYRYDEDQATPETLLQIGPADDNAVRTLQDVKSNNKGSYIWRTRSDGKVRSSHADRDGKIFSWDRPPEGGHPGEAYNCRCWAEETVVDCDYWRRLIESTEINLQKALEDFNKADQIYNEAKAALKILEDKCHNALDATPGRIGGSIAEGVIIGGAIASWPGAVAGGAKGLGDGINEATKDITESCLLSIEDSQEQANYDKAKKERDSIEFWIDSYRKDIAAYREEYEQGGCEN; encoded by the coding sequence ATGTCACCTTTTTATCAACTGCAGTCTACCATTGGGCCGACGCACAACATGAACTTGACCGATGTTTTGGAAATGAAAAAAGTCCTCCACCAACTCGGACTTTATGAAATTCCAACGCACGGCCTGACGCAATATCCGGATGAAGCCTTTATCAAAGCCATTCGGGAATTCCAAAGTGGAAACGACTTACAGCCTGACGGTGTGATGAAACCGGATGGGCCGACGGTTCGCACCATGGAATACCGCTATGACGAGGATCAGGCTACCCCAGAAACATTGCTTCAAATCGGGCCCGCCGATGACAACGCGGTACGCACTCTTCAAGACGTAAAATCAAACAATAAAGGCTCCTACATCTGGCGCACCCGAAGCGATGGTAAGGTGCGCTCGTCTCATGCCGATCGTGATGGCAAAATCTTTTCCTGGGACAGACCGCCCGAAGGTGGACACCCTGGTGAAGCCTATAACTGCCGCTGTTGGGCGGAAGAAACAGTTGTGGATTGTGATTATTGGAGGCGATTAATTGAATCCACGGAGATCAATCTTCAAAAGGCACTTGAGGACTTCAACAAAGCCGATCAAATCTACAATGAAGCAAAGGCTGCATTAAAGATATTGGAGGATAAATGCCACAACGCTTTGGACGCAACTCCGGGAAGAATCGGCGGATCTATTGCTGAAGGCGTGATTATTGGTGGAGCTATAGCAAGTTGGCCTGGAGCGGTTGCTGGAGGAGCAAAGGGCTTAGGTGATGGTATAAACGAAGCTACCAAAGATATTACTGAATCTTGCTTGCTATCTATTGAAGATAGCCAAGAGCAAGCAAACTATGACAAAGCAAAGAAAGAGCGCGACTCCATCGAGTTTTGGATTGACTCATATCGCAAAGATATAGCCGCCTACCGTGAAGAGTACGAGCAAGGGGGCTGTGAAAACTGA
- the infA gene encoding translation initiation factor IF-1 yields the protein MAKEEVLEFSGVVTELLPNAMFRVELENGHEILAHTAGKMRKHRIRVLAGDKVTVEMTPYDLTKGRITFRFK from the coding sequence ATGGCTAAAGAAGAAGTTCTTGAATTTTCCGGCGTTGTGACCGAATTGCTGCCCAACGCAATGTTTCGCGTCGAGCTGGAAAATGGACACGAAATCCTGGCCCACACCGCTGGTAAAATGCGCAAGCACCGCATCCGCGTTCTGGCGGGCGACAAGGTCACGGTGGAAATGACCCCGTACGACCTGACCAAAGGCCGCATCACGTTCCGCTTTAAGTAA